The proteins below are encoded in one region of Paeniglutamicibacter cryotolerans:
- a CDS encoding GIY-YIG nuclease family protein, with the protein MTAEIMNWTGHVLAGPRSGIAELVKRPEAKRTGIYVLLGEGSPTSPGGIKSYIGEGDDISRRLYEHTRSEDKEFWNRAILLTSKDTNLTKAHARYLEARLIALGHQAARSEIVNGTAPTPPALPESDVSDMEYFITQALIALPVLGINIFRAPATIPSPAENVNVSVKTAEFKLKLSNTGTMARAVEVDGEFTVRAGSPARGSWVGTANAAGYRPLREDLEREGAITIRDASAKDGAIFARDQVFASPSAAAAVILGRASNGRKEWIETTSQRTYGDWQERELVAPL; encoded by the coding sequence GTGACCGCCGAAATCATGAATTGGACGGGCCATGTCCTGGCCGGCCCACGCAGCGGCATCGCGGAACTAGTCAAACGGCCCGAGGCCAAACGCACCGGTATCTATGTGCTCCTGGGGGAGGGGTCGCCCACCAGCCCCGGCGGGATCAAATCATATATTGGTGAAGGGGACGACATCAGCCGCAGACTCTATGAGCACACCCGCTCGGAGGACAAGGAATTCTGGAACCGCGCCATACTACTGACCAGCAAGGATACAAACCTCACCAAGGCCCACGCTCGCTACCTGGAGGCCCGCCTCATAGCCCTGGGCCACCAGGCAGCACGGTCTGAAATCGTGAACGGAACTGCGCCGACACCGCCGGCGCTGCCGGAATCAGATGTTTCGGACATGGAGTACTTCATCACCCAGGCGCTGATCGCCCTCCCCGTCCTGGGCATCAACATCTTCCGCGCCCCCGCGACGATTCCATCCCCAGCCGAAAACGTGAATGTCTCCGTCAAGACCGCGGAATTCAAACTGAAGCTCTCCAATACGGGAACCATGGCCCGGGCTGTGGAAGTCGATGGGGAGTTCACAGTTCGCGCCGGCTCGCCCGCCCGCGGATCCTGGGTGGGCACGGCCAATGCCGCGGGATATCGCCCGCTGCGCGAAGACCTCGAACGCGAAGGCGCCATCACCATCCGTGATGCGTCGGCGAAGGACGGCGCCATCTTTGCCCGGGACCAGGTCTTCGCCAGCCCCAGCGCCGCGGCAGCGGTAATCCTGGGCCGGGCCTCCAACGGCCGCAAGGAATGGATCGAAACAACGAGCCAGCGTACCTACGGGGACTGGCAGGAACGCGAATTGGTCGCCCCGCTGTAA